Proteins from one Thalassophryne amazonica chromosome 20, fThaAma1.1, whole genome shotgun sequence genomic window:
- the tpbga gene encoding trophoblast glycoprotein a, with protein sequence MPGSPLRLLLLLLLLLLLRLRALGGGVYASSCPPRCECSEAAHTVKCVSKDLRSVPSGIPGYTRNLFITGNQIRRLGPESFKGLDNVTNLSLSNNRISEVESHTFATLCSLRSLDLSNNQLAVIHPEAFTVQNQSLRELNLSRALYNRSAVTDLATSFRWSPLRTLEVLDLCDNNLIFLPAHIFSHLSSLRRLQLSNNSLVAIHNSTLSGLEHLEELDLTLNCLKMVPEEGLQELDSLPRATLLLGENPFSCTCGIEAFVSWLNRSQGRLGDVEDLVCSFPASMRNTSLLAVGKLTLGCYQRDPGADFALQTSYVFLGIVLGIVGLVFLFVLYLNRRGIKKRIYDMRDACREVWEGYHYRFEIDSDPRLSQVSTSADM encoded by the exons ATGCCCGGTTCGCCGctgcgcctcctcctcctcctcctcctcctcctcctcctccgccttCGCGCACTCGGCGGCGGCGTGTACGCGTCGTCATGCCCGCCGCGCTGCGAGTGTTCGGAGGCCGCGCACACCGTGAAGTGCGTGTCCAAAGACCTGCGGAGCGTCCCGAGTGGGATCCCCGGGTACACCCGGAACCTCTTCATCACCGGGAACCAGATCCGGCGGCTCGGTCCGGAGTCCTTCAAGGGTCTGGACAACGTGACCAACCTGTCTCTGAGCAACAACAG GATTTCGGAGGTGGAGTCCCACACCTTTGCCACGCTTTGCAGCCTTCGCTCTCTGGACCTGAGCAACAACCAGCTGGCCGTCATTCACCCCGAGGCCTTCACCGTGCAGAACCAGTCTCTGCGGGAGCTCAACCTGAGCCGGGCGCTCTACAACCGCTCGGCGGTGACCGACCTGGCCACTTCTTTCCGCTGGAGCCCCCTGAGAACCCTGGAGGTCCTGGATCTGTGTGACAACAACCTCATCTTTTTACCTGCACATATTTTCTCCCACCTGTCCAGCCTGCGGCGGCTCCAGCTTTCCAACAACTCCCTGGTGGCCATCCACAATTCCACCTTGTCagggctggagcacctggaggagctCGACCTGACGCTCAACTGCCTCAAGATGGTGCCCGAGGAGGGTCTGCAGGAACTGGACTCCTTGCCCAGAGCCACGCTCCTGCTGGGGGAGAACCCGTTCTCCTGCACGTGTGGAATCGAAGCCTTCGTGTCGTGGCTCAACAGATCACAGGGACGGCTCGGAGATGTGGAGGACCTGGTGTGCTCCTTCCCCGCCAGCATGAGAAACACCTCGCTGCTGGCTGTGGGGAAGCTGACCCTGGGGTGTTACCAGAGAGACCCGGGGGCAGACTTTGCTCTGCAGACCTCCTACGTCTTCCTGGGTATCGTCCTGGGCATTGTCGGCCTCGTCTTCCTCTTTGTGCTTTATCTCAACCGCAGAGGCATCAAGAAGAGGATCTATGACATGCGCGACGCCTGCAGGGAGGTGTGGGAAGGCTACCACTACCGCTTTGAGATCGACTCGGACCCCAGGTTATCACAGGTCTCCACCAGTGCCGACATGTGA